In Kangiella koreensis DSM 16069, a single window of DNA contains:
- a CDS encoding VOC family protein, with protein sequence MTSQVSTIKQIAITVSDVDKALAFYRDILGLDFLFSAGPNLAFLNADGIRIMLSTPQGAGAVGANSILYFNVKDIETVYREFVEQGAKSEREPQLAANMEDHDLWTGFLRDPDDNLVGLMEEKARG encoded by the coding sequence ATGACTTCACAAGTTTCGACTATTAAACAAATCGCAATAACAGTAAGCGATGTTGATAAGGCTCTAGCTTTTTACCGTGACATTTTAGGTTTGGATTTTTTGTTTAGTGCAGGCCCTAATCTTGCTTTTCTTAATGCCGATGGTATTCGAATCATGTTAAGCACACCGCAAGGTGCAGGAGCCGTTGGTGCCAATTCCATTCTTTATTTTAATGTTAAAGATATTGAGACAGTTTACAGAGAATTTGTAGAGCAGGGTGCTAAAAGTGAGCGTGAGCCACAACTTGCTGCCAATATGGAAGACCATGATCTATGGACGGGTTTTCTGCGAGATCCGGATGATAATTTAGTTGGGCTTATGGAGGAAAAGGCTCGAGGTTGA
- the egtB gene encoding ergothioneine biosynthesis protein EgtB produces the protein MLDQVKEESSTELVEQVLSDFVAIRFFTEQLCELLKPEDYNLQAIAETSPAKWHLAHTSWFFETFILKKFDSDFSPFNERYEYLFNSYYNAIGEQFPRPQRGLLSRPSVEEIYEYRKHVTEQVKDFVKSLAQAQDKRLNEVLSLIVLGNNHEQQHQELLLTDLKYNLFQNPLLPAYRTSDQLVAQNEQVLPIEWIRFDEELVSVGTDINNEPVTQTDFAYDNETPQHKFYRHQFSAANRLTTNGEYLEFIEQGGYQDSQYWLSDGWDTVREHQWLAPLYWFKKNDDWFVYTLDGVKPLNLNEPVAHVSYYEADAFARWSEARLLTEQEWESIAGEPQLDSNSFNLVDNELLHPVAATGNSGLQQLFGDVWEWTSSSYSAYPRFKPASGAVGEYNGKFMCNQYVLRGGSCVTSRNHIRKTYRNFFYPEARWQFSGIRLARDL, from the coding sequence ATGCTTGATCAGGTCAAAGAAGAATCGTCAACTGAGCTTGTTGAACAAGTTCTTTCTGATTTTGTTGCCATTCGGTTTTTTACCGAGCAGCTGTGTGAGCTATTAAAACCTGAAGATTACAATCTACAAGCCATTGCTGAAACCAGTCCTGCAAAATGGCACCTTGCCCATACCAGCTGGTTTTTCGAAACCTTTATCCTCAAGAAATTTGATTCAGACTTCAGTCCCTTTAATGAGCGCTACGAATATCTGTTCAACTCCTATTACAACGCCATTGGAGAGCAGTTTCCGCGCCCACAGCGAGGTCTTTTGTCGCGTCCTTCCGTAGAAGAAATCTATGAATATCGAAAGCATGTTACCGAACAGGTAAAAGACTTTGTTAAATCCTTGGCTCAAGCTCAAGATAAGCGACTTAACGAAGTGTTGAGTTTGATCGTCCTAGGTAACAACCATGAGCAGCAGCATCAGGAGCTATTATTAACTGACCTGAAATACAACTTGTTTCAGAATCCGTTGTTGCCAGCTTATCGTACTAGTGACCAGCTTGTTGCTCAAAATGAGCAAGTCTTGCCGATTGAATGGATTCGATTTGATGAAGAACTTGTGTCTGTCGGTACTGATATTAACAATGAGCCAGTTACACAAACTGACTTCGCCTATGATAATGAAACCCCACAGCATAAATTCTATCGTCATCAGTTTTCAGCTGCTAATCGTCTAACAACTAATGGCGAATATTTGGAGTTTATAGAGCAGGGAGGTTATCAAGATTCTCAGTATTGGTTGAGCGATGGTTGGGATACAGTCAGAGAGCACCAATGGCTAGCACCGCTCTATTGGTTTAAAAAAAATGATGATTGGTTTGTATATACCCTGGATGGAGTAAAACCGCTCAATCTTAACGAGCCTGTTGCGCATGTCAGTTATTATGAAGCTGATGCCTTTGCGCGCTGGAGCGAAGCGCGCCTACTGACAGAGCAAGAGTGGGAATCGATTGCTGGAGAACCTCAACTTGACTCAAACTCGTTTAACCTGGTCGATAATGAACTGCTACATCCTGTTGCCGCAACTGGAAACAGTGGCTTGCAACAGTTGTTTGGTGATGTGTGGGAATGGACCTCAAGTTCTTATTCCGCTTACCCTAGATTTAAGCCAGCCTCAGGAGCGGTTGGCGAATACAATGGCAAGTTTATGTGTAACCAATATGTATTGAGAGGCGGTTCATGCGTCACCAGTCGCAACCATATTCGCAAAACATACCGTAATTTTTTCTATCCCGAGGCGCGTTGGCAGTTTAGTGGTATTCGATTAGCTCGTGACTTATAA
- the egtD gene encoding L-histidine N(alpha)-methyltransferase, which yields MNVKEASISKEQQDILDGLSAEQKFINPKYFYNHRGSKLFEKITQLEEYYPTRTELGILQSKSKEIAELISPDSIIIEPGAGNCTKIEYLLTDIHPNVYVPQDVSEEFLQKSAERLSERYPWLEVYPIASDFSDPIELPEVYQHFAKHVFYPGSTIGNFEPEDAIAFLKEMHKLVGSNGGILLGVDLHKDNETLHAAYNDEQGVTAEFNLNTLRHINQILEADININQFEHHALYNSEQQRIEMYLRSKSGQGYNILGQSIEVAKGELIHTEHSYKYTLDGIEELAEKSGFELQKNWLDEEELFSVSYLSSKN from the coding sequence ATGAACGTAAAAGAAGCGTCCATAAGCAAAGAACAACAAGATATTCTTGACGGTCTGAGCGCTGAACAAAAATTCATTAATCCAAAATACTTCTATAATCATCGCGGCTCAAAACTATTTGAAAAGATAACCCAGCTTGAAGAGTATTACCCTACGCGAACGGAACTTGGAATTTTGCAGAGTAAGTCGAAAGAGATTGCCGAACTTATTAGTCCAGACTCAATTATCATCGAACCTGGCGCAGGAAACTGCACTAAGATCGAATACCTACTGACGGATATCCATCCTAATGTGTATGTGCCACAAGATGTTTCAGAAGAGTTTTTACAAAAATCTGCCGAACGATTATCAGAGCGCTATCCATGGTTAGAGGTTTATCCAATCGCCAGCGACTTCTCAGATCCGATTGAACTACCTGAAGTCTATCAACACTTCGCCAAGCATGTGTTTTATCCCGGCTCAACCATCGGTAACTTTGAGCCAGAAGACGCAATCGCTTTTTTAAAGGAAATGCATAAGCTTGTTGGAAGCAATGGCGGTATCCTGCTCGGTGTGGACTTACACAAAGATAATGAAACACTTCATGCCGCCTATAATGACGAGCAAGGTGTTACCGCGGAATTCAACCTCAACACTTTACGACACATTAACCAAATTCTTGAAGCTGATATCAACATCAATCAGTTTGAACATCACGCCCTTTATAATTCTGAACAGCAACGAATAGAAATGTACCTGCGAAGTAAATCAGGCCAAGGATACAACATACTTGGTCAGAGCATAGAAGTCGCAAAGGGAGAGCTGATACACACCGAGCACTCCTATAAATACACACTGGACGGTATCGAAGAACTTGCCGAAAAATCTGGCTTTGAATTACAAAAAAACTGGCTTGATGAAGAAGAATTGTTTAGTGTTAGCTACCTTTCAAGTAAAAACTAA
- a CDS encoding PhzF family phenazine biosynthesis protein: MQELEGKRVFHISVFSGDFHGKLFAGTEALVFLEDEALSSEEMQSIAKRKDIPATCFVWPSDNSSRFHIRFYNPQTEIQLCGHGLLAAAQVVNDTADVEQPIEFITQSSQIKTKIDDEQKLWIGFDVIESEPVDIPVWAEDFCNIKPVSASKVGPSNGYWIFEWPQDFDLTELAINFDKLTFATERALIATTQSQAKGFDYDLRYFAPQHGVNEDKATGSANRVLASYWKSKLNQRKFKARQLSAEGAVIEVECENGVVWISGKVTINA, encoded by the coding sequence ATGCAGGAATTAGAGGGTAAAAGGGTTTTTCATATATCTGTTTTCAGTGGTGACTTTCATGGCAAACTGTTTGCAGGTACTGAGGCTTTAGTTTTTTTAGAGGACGAAGCGCTATCGAGCGAAGAAATGCAATCTATCGCCAAGCGCAAGGATATTCCGGCTACCTGTTTTGTGTGGCCATCTGATAATAGTTCAAGATTTCATATCCGTTTTTATAATCCCCAAACCGAAATTCAGTTGTGTGGGCATGGCTTGTTGGCGGCTGCACAAGTTGTTAATGATACAGCTGATGTCGAGCAGCCAATCGAATTTATCACCCAATCTTCACAAATCAAAACTAAAATAGATGATGAGCAGAAACTTTGGATCGGCTTTGATGTGATTGAGTCTGAGCCAGTCGATATTCCGGTATGGGCTGAAGATTTTTGTAACATTAAACCGGTTAGTGCATCTAAAGTTGGTCCCAGCAATGGTTACTGGATCTTTGAGTGGCCACAGGACTTTGATTTAACCGAGCTTGCAATCAACTTTGATAAGCTGACATTCGCTACAGAGCGAGCCTTGATAGCAACCACTCAATCGCAAGCTAAGGGTTTTGATTATGATCTTCGCTATTTCGCACCACAGCACGGGGTTAATGAAGATAAGGCCACCGGCTCAGCTAACCGAGTGTTAGCCAGTTATTGGAAAAGTAAGCTGAATCAACGTAAATTTAAGGCTAGGCAGCTTTCAGCAGAGGGCGCTGTTATTGAAGTGGAGTGCGAGAACGGCGTTGTATGGATTTCAGGAAAGGTCACTATTAATGCTTGA
- a CDS encoding YqaA family protein → MEYFAELGYVGLFIAAFLAATILPLSSELVLTALLFKGLSPELLVLVATIGNVLGSLTNYGLGYWASKTVIQKWLRMSESEFVRAEERFKKYGIVALLFAWVPVIGDPLTVMAGILRIRLLWFLILVTLGKFLRYYFLATLILS, encoded by the coding sequence ATGGAATACTTCGCCGAACTTGGCTATGTCGGGCTTTTTATTGCCGCATTTCTTGCCGCCACTATCCTGCCACTCAGCTCTGAGCTTGTTTTAACGGCTTTACTTTTCAAAGGCTTATCCCCAGAACTTCTTGTTCTCGTTGCTACAATCGGTAATGTTCTCGGTTCTTTAACCAATTATGGGCTAGGTTACTGGGCGAGTAAGACGGTAATCCAGAAGTGGTTAAGGATGTCAGAAAGTGAGTTTGTGCGTGCCGAGGAACGATTTAAGAAATACGGCATAGTCGCTTTGCTATTTGCCTGGGTTCCTGTTATTGGCGATCCACTCACAGTGATGGCCGGTATTTTACGCATTCGATTACTATGGTTTCTGATACTGGTAACCCTTGGTAAGTTCCTGCGCTATTACTTTCTGGCTACTTTGATATTGTCCTAA
- a CDS encoding APC family permease: MSDSKKSLTLLGAVSMGTGVMIGAGIFALTGQIAELANALFPLAFLAGMMVTSICAYSYIKLSQNYPSSGGIAMFLQKAYGKGATTAIFALLMFFSMIINQSLVARTFGTYTLQLFEIEQLGQWAVPSLGAALLVFAFLINIVGNKYIERLSVVMAFIKAVGLFLLALGGLWAAGFDFNSLFDTANRSQLTDKLDIDPSWGFISAVALSVLAYKGFTTITNSGDELEEPKKNIPRAIAIAIGICTFVYLLVAVSVSSNLSIPEIVSARDYSLAEAAKPAFGEWGLTITVLFAIVATVSGVIASIFAVSRMLTMLTKMKLVPHSHLGMPGSIQKHNVVYTVVIAIFLTLFFDLSRIASMGVIFYIIMDIAIHWGVLVKLRKDVGANPLIVLTAIALDALILSVFLWIKWQMDPFVIWASLIGLSLIIIGELFFLRVHRNKNQ, encoded by the coding sequence ATGAGTGATTCTAAAAAGTCGCTAACGTTACTAGGCGCTGTTTCGATGGGTACGGGTGTCATGATTGGCGCCGGTATTTTTGCGTTAACGGGGCAAATCGCTGAGTTAGCTAACGCTCTGTTCCCGCTGGCCTTTCTTGCTGGCATGATGGTCACCAGTATTTGCGCCTATTCCTATATCAAGCTCTCACAAAACTATCCTTCTTCCGGCGGCATCGCCATGTTTCTGCAAAAGGCTTACGGAAAGGGTGCTACCACAGCAATTTTTGCGTTATTGATGTTCTTTTCCATGATCATCAATCAAAGCCTGGTTGCTAGAACATTCGGTACTTACACATTACAACTCTTTGAGATTGAACAATTGGGGCAATGGGCGGTTCCTTCGCTGGGTGCTGCGTTACTGGTATTCGCCTTTCTGATTAACATTGTCGGTAATAAATATATAGAAAGGCTATCGGTGGTAATGGCTTTTATTAAGGCTGTTGGACTTTTTCTTTTAGCACTTGGAGGTTTATGGGCGGCAGGGTTTGATTTTAATAGTCTGTTTGATACCGCTAATCGTTCTCAGCTGACAGACAAGTTAGATATTGATCCGTCTTGGGGTTTCATCTCTGCGGTTGCTTTGAGTGTTTTAGCCTATAAAGGTTTTACCACAATCACTAATAGTGGTGATGAGCTTGAGGAACCTAAAAAGAATATTCCCAGAGCTATCGCCATTGCAATAGGGATCTGTACCTTCGTTTATTTGCTGGTGGCAGTTTCAGTTAGCAGCAACCTCAGTATTCCAGAGATTGTTTCCGCTCGTGATTACTCCCTTGCAGAAGCTGCCAAACCAGCGTTTGGCGAATGGGGCTTAACCATTACCGTTTTGTTTGCAATAGTCGCAACGGTGTCCGGAGTTATTGCTAGTATCTTTGCGGTATCTCGAATGCTGACCATGCTCACTAAGATGAAACTGGTGCCTCATAGCCACTTAGGTATGCCTGGCAGTATTCAAAAGCATAATGTGGTTTACACTGTCGTTATTGCGATATTTCTGACTTTGTTTTTTGACCTGAGTCGGATTGCTTCGATGGGGGTGATTTTTTATATCATCATGGATATTGCCATTCATTGGGGAGTGTTGGTTAAGCTGCGAAAAGATGTTGGTGCAAATCCATTAATTGTTTTAACCGCCATTGCGCTGGATGCCCTTATCCTTTCTGTATTTCTTTGGATTAAATGGCAAATGGATCCCTTTGTCATCTGGGCCAGTTTGATTGGACTTAGTTTAATTATCATTGGCGAGCTGTTTTTTCTACGAGTTCATAGAAATAAAAACCAATAA